From the genome of Bombus huntii isolate Logan2020A chromosome 14, iyBomHunt1.1, whole genome shotgun sequence, one region includes:
- the LOC126872973 gene encoding C-mannosyltransferase dpy-19 — protein sequence MATESDRKRKSGEKLRRKPLNLYELAVDLIGLAFGFFHWWHVSTLFENDRHFSHLSEIEREMSFRTEMGMYYSYYKTIAESKTFMDGLRKISHDNISEYGNIINAARKYSLLPELVAGYLYHCAKNLGIISIEQCWQIERGEGLPPVTSCEGLGVPVYFYLQIVWIFTIFTAAVLFYYAAFLGNSLSSGIIAVLLFFYNHNECTRVQWTPPLRESFAYPVLLSQMYRLTLIIREGTLQDPQKVPKDLLQKMGIATVISLCCWQFSHFVLTTQVVALLILKWMKIIPNDLYRCIFKVHGWSILLATGITDGFPLLYSLYFNLLLISNVVSLTEKLTHFMGIKLQTILEIVLTIICTLYLESFSASLSEDNAHVFDLLKAKLTSYKDFHTMLYTCSPEFDFLQYRSFEAIIKTLLLPSAILAGMLAVYFWYRNYKIKGYPKCIEADMAYNGLQTGAFIIMAVFIMRLKLFMNPHLCIIAGTVCANRYLEKLGLKNEMTKTALTLLLISAMSYHGLERLQEERSIIGEYSDIEQEELFEWIKKNTPEHAVFAGKMSLMANLMLSTGRPIVNNPYYESKEMRDRTMKVYEIFSRKDVTSVYFTLRNLHVGYVVLEESLCFGFANLQAECQMIDLWDLVDNGTAKAAGKQPLCPILYRGNAYPFKRAFVNNRYVVLQLDYSYYVELKPKTSLNYKS from the exons ATGGCGACAGAAAGTGACAGGAAGCGTAAAAGCGGCGAAAAATTACGCCGTAAACCATTGAATTTGTACGAGTTAGCGGTGGATTTGATAG GTTTGGCATTTGGCTTTTTCCATTGGTGGCATGTGTCGACGCTGTTCGAAAATGACCGGCATTTCTCGCATCTGTCCGAAATCGAGAGAGAAATGTCCTTCCGCACGGAAATG GGGATGTATTACTCGTATTACAAGACTATCGCGGAATCGAAAACGTTCATGGATGGACTTAGAAAAATCAGTCATGATAATATCTCGGAATATGGAAACATTATTAATGCAGCTAGAAAGTATAGCTTGTTGCCAGAG CTGGTAGCTGGATATCTTTATCATTGTGCCAAGAATCTGGGGATTATATCCATAGAGCAGTGTTGGCAA ATAGAAAGAGGAGAAGGTTTGCCACCAGTGACTAGTTGCGAGGGTCTTGGTGTTCCAGTTTATTTTTACTTACAAATCGTTTGGATTTTTACTATATTTACGGCAGCTGTACTGTTCTATTatgctgccttccttggtaACAGTTTGAGTAGTGGAATCATAGCAGTGCTTCTATTCTTTTATAATCATAACGAATGTACTCGTGTCCAATGGACTCCACCGCTGAGAGAAAGTTTCGCATACCCTGTATTACTCTCTCAAATGTATAGGTTGACTCTGATTATTAGAGAGGGCACTTTGCAAGATCCTCAGAAAGTGCCCAAAGATTTACTTCAG aAAATGGGTATAGCGACGGTAATTAGCTTATGTTGCTGGCAATTTTCACATTTTGTACTCACCACGCAGGTCGTTGCTCTATTGATATTAAAATGGATGAAAATAATTCCAAACGACCTTTACAGATGTATTTTTAAAGTTCATGGTTGGTCAATTTTATTAGCAACCGGAATCACAGATGGTTTCCCCTTGCTGTATTCTCTGTACTTCAATCTTTTACTCATCAGTAACGTTGTAAGCTTAACGGAGAAGCTGACTCATTTCATGGGCATAAAGCTCCAAACGATTCTCGAGATCGTTCTGACAATTATATGCACGCTGTACTTAGAATCGTTTTCCGCCTCGTTATCCGAGGACAACGCGCACGTGTTCGACTTACTCAAAGCGAAACTGACCAGTTACAAAGACTTCCACACGATGCTGTACACGTGCTCTCCCGAATTCGATTTCCTCCAATACAGAAGCTTCGAAGCGATTATAAAAACGTTGCTTCTGCCGTCTGCTATATTGGCTGGAATGCTGGCGGTCTATTTCTGGTACAGGAATTACAAAATCAAAGGATATCCTAAATGCATAGAGGCGGATATGGCTTACAACGGCCTGCAGACCGGAGCTTTTATCATCATGGCAGTTTTCATCATGAGACTCAAGCTGTTCATGAACCCCCATCTCTGTATAATAGCCGGCACTGTTTGCGCGAATAGATACTTGGAAAAGCTTGGTTTGAAGAACGAGATGACTAAGACTGCTCTTACTCTCCTATTGATATCCGCGATGTCTTATCATGGATTAGAGAGACTGCAGGAAGAACGAAGTATCATAG GCGAGTACAGCGACATCGAGCAAGAGGAACTGTTCGAGTGGATCAAGAAGAACACGCCAGAACACGCTGTGTTCGCCGGCAAGATGTCTTTGATGGCAAACTTAATGCTCTCGACGGGAAGACCTATAGTCAATAACCCTTACTACGAGAGCAAAGAGATGAG AGATCGGACGATGAAAGTTTACGAGATCTTCAGCAGAAAAGATGTCACATCCGTGTACTTCACTCTGAGGAATCTTCACGTTGGATACGTCGTGTTGGAGGAATCGCTGTGCTTTGGTTTCGCAAACCT GCAAGCAGAGTGTCAGATGATCGATCTATGGGATCTAGTAGACAATGGAACCGCGAAGGCAGCTGGGAAACAACCCCTATGTCCAATCCTATATCGAGGAAACGCTTACCCCTTTAAAAGAGCCTTTGTAAATAATCGTTATGTTGTTTTGCAGCTCGATTATTCCTATTACGTCGAGCTGAAGCCGAAGACTTCCCTTAACTACAAATCCTAA